The window CGCGTGTCCTCCTACAACCCGTGGGTGGCCCTGCACTGGCTTGTTTCCGGTCGCACCGTGGGCGATCTGGCGATCTACCCGCCCGAGAACCGGGTCAGCCGCGAAACCGCACTGGCCATGTATACCCAGGCCGGTGCCAGTCTGACCGGCGAGGAAGACGTCAAGGGCATCCTCGCCCCCGGCTACTACGGGGACCTGGCGATCCTGTCGGACGACTTCCTCTCCGTTCCCGAGCAGGACATCCCGCACATCGAGTCGCTGCTGACCGTCGTCGGTGGCCGGATCGTCTACGCCGCCGGCGCATACGAGGGCCTGGATGAGCCCATCGGGTCGGTCAGCCCGCTGTGGAGCCCGGTCGCGCACTTCGGCGGCTACCAGGCCACCGTCAAGCCCAGCATCTCCGGCGCCCGCCAGGCCGACCTGCTCGGCCAGGCCGTCGCCGAATCCGAGCAGCACCGTCAGTGGCGCGCCGCACGCGGATACGTGCCCGAGACGGCGCCGGAGATATTCGACGCCTGCTTCGTGCTCTGACGGCATCAGATCAACCACTCGGCACACCACCAGGAAAAGTCAGGAACCGCGTAATGGATGCAGGACTGCTCGTTCTCCGACTCGTGATCGGGCTGCTCATCGCAGGTCACGGCCTCCAGAAGGTGAGCTTCCGTCTCGGAGGCCACGGCATCGAGGGTGGCGCTGCCGAATTCCGCGCGGATGGGTTCCGCGGCGGCCGCCTCACGGCGGCCGCCGCGGGACTCGGGCAGATCGGATCGGGTCTGTTCCTGGCCGCTGGAGGGCTCACGCCGATGGCGGCCGCCACCGCCATCGGCGTGATGACCGTGGCTATCACCGTCAAGCGGCGCAATGGTCTGTGGGTGCAGAACGACGGCTACGAGTACCCCCTCGTCCTGGTGGTCATCCCCGCCGTGCTGTCCCTCACCGGACCTGGCCGCTGGTCGGTCGACCACGCCCTCGGGATTGCTGACTGGCACCCCTGGTGGACCGCCGCTGCCGTCGTCCTGGGAGTGAGTGGCGGCCTGCTCACCCGGGCGCTCCTTGGATCACCGTCCACCAAGTGGCCGGTTTCCGCTAGCCGCTGACACGGCGAGGCCAGTGTCACAAAGCGGAGCAACTTTGCCCGTCAGCGGGACGGCGCGACGATCCAACATCGTCCGTCGTCCCGGGCATCGTTCGAAGCGCGCAACATGAAAGGCCAAGCGGGGTACCAGGCGACTCCTCTCGAACCCGCACAGCAGTGGAGCTCGTGGCCTTACAGGTCGAACTCGATGTGTTCCAGGTCGGTGTACTCAACCAGGAGCCCGGCGGCACGGCGGCCGCCGTCCTTGAAGTACGTCTCTTGGAGTCCTTCGGCGGCGATCTCCTGCAGCTGCTGGTCGGGCGCGTGATCGCGGGCTTCGAAGAGGCGGGCGGCGTAGGTGGGCGGCACGGCAACGCCTCCGCAGTCCACCGCCAGCTCATGGAGCGCGCAGAGGCCGAAGCCGGGAGCATGCGCGCGCAAGCGTCCGGCACTGCCCAGCCTGTCCCACCGAACCTCGTGGCTGTTCCAGGTGGGGCAGCCCTGTCGCAGGTGCCGCTGCTGGATCCGGTCCCGTCTCTGTCGACGTTCCTGCGCACGCTGCGCCGGGACCTGACCGCAGGAGAGCGCGCCGGGCACACCACCGGACCAGAGGCAGCACGCGCCCACGACGTGTTCGGCAAGCGGCCGGCGTCATGGCGTAACTACGCCTGGGAGAGCGACCACGTCCAGGCCCCGCTGCTGGTCGACGCCGACGGCGACCTGGTGCGCCCATGGATCACCTGGTTCATCGACACCGCCACCAAGGTCATCACCGGTACCGCTGCCACCCCGGGCCATCCCTCCCGCGCATCGGTACTGGCCGCCCTGCGCGCCGCCGTGGTACGTGACGATCCCTACGGCCCGGCCGGGGGAGTGCCGGAGCAGGTGAGGGCGACCAACGCTGATCCGCCCGATACTGCGGATCCGATCCTTACCGCACGCCTGCGGGCCACCCGTAAGACAACCACCAGCTGAGGGCGTGGTCGGGGCGCAACGCTCCGGCCACGCCCCATGAGTTGTGGCAGCGGTCGGGGCCCTGGGCCTTCGCGTGGGGTGGAGGAGCTGGCCTCGGCGCCGTTCGTGGTCAGGGGCACCCGCCGGGGGAGCGGGCCGCCTACGCGCTGGACCGGCAGGTCGGTGCCGGGCGGGGCTGAGTGTCAGTGCCCTCAGCTACGGTCGTGTCGTCCTCGCGTGGGGACTGGTCCGCTCTCGCCTGGCCTCCAACACCGGCCAGGCGAGAGCGGTCACGCTCGCTCCCCATCATTCTCGGCACGGGAGCGAGCCCTTCCGGATGGGAAGGCCGACACCGAAGGTGTCATGCGTCCATTGACGGGGGTCTGCCGGGGGATTGCAAGGAAAACCCGGAACTTCTACCCGTAGGCGCTGCGGTTGCGCTTTCTCCGAACCGGATCGGTCATCTCCGTGCGCCCAGGGTGCGATCTGCGACTGTCATTGTTCCGTGATTCCGTGATCACGTGGCGTAACAACTCTCGTTCGGTTCAAGCTGGTTGCCCTTCCCCGGGGAGCGGATTCGGCACCCGCGACCCGGGGAGCTCCACGGCTTCCGGATGGGCCATGGAGCACCAGGCCGACACCAAGGAGTTGCGCATGGGACTCAAGCAGATAGTGATCATCACGGCGACGGTTCTCGCCTGGAGCCTCGTGATGACGGCGATGGGCCAGGCCGCCGCGATCGCCGCCCTGGCCCCCGTGCTCGGGCTCGTCGTGCAGCAGATCATTCGCGCCACCCGTGCCCAGGCCGGGCCGCCCTCGAAGAACGGCGTGGACGCGGTGCCCGACAAGGAGGGCAGCGCCCCGTGACGACCCCCATCGAGCCGCCGGCACCTCCCGCCAAGCCGGCGCCCCTGCGGCCCGGGCGCAAACTCGGACCGATCGCCGACGGCGTGGGCAACATCCACCGCGCCTGGCTGGAGCAGCTGCGCTACAGCTACCTGACGAGCGGACTGACCCTCAGCGACCTCAGCACCAGGGTCCCGCTCGCCAAGTCGAAGCTCTCCGAGCTGCTA is drawn from Streptomyces sp. NBC_01717 and contains these coding sequences:
- a CDS encoding DoxX family protein, with the translated sequence MDAGLLVLRLVIGLLIAGHGLQKVSFRLGGHGIEGGAAEFRADGFRGGRLTAAAAGLGQIGSGLFLAAGGLTPMAAATAIGVMTVAITVKRRNGLWVQNDGYEYPLVLVVIPAVLSLTGPGRWSVDHALGIADWHPWWTAAAVVLGVSGGLLTRALLGSPSTKWPVSASR